In one Molothrus ater isolate BHLD 08-10-18 breed brown headed cowbird chromosome 6, BPBGC_Mater_1.1, whole genome shotgun sequence genomic region, the following are encoded:
- the TNNI2 gene encoding troponin I, fast skeletal muscle codes for MQELQELCKKLHAKIESVDEERYDTEVKLQKTTKELEDLSQKLFDLRGKFKRPPLRRVRMSADAMLRALLGSKHKVCMDLRANLKQVKKEDTEKEKDLRDVGDWRKNIEEKSGMEGRKKMFEAGES; via the exons ATGCAGGAACTTCAG gagctgtgcaaaaAGCTTCATGCCAAGATAGAGTCAGTGGATGAGGAGAGGTATGACACAGAGGTGAAGCTACAGAAGACTACAAAGGAG CTGGAAGACTTGAGCCAGAAACTCTTTGACCTGCGTGGCAAGTTCAAGCGGCCGCCGCTGCGCAGGGTGCGCATGTCGGCTGACGCCATGCTGCGCgccctgctgggctccaagCACAAGGTCTGCATGGACCTCCGAGCCAACCTGAAACAAGTGAAGAAGGAGGACACTGAGAAG GAGAAGGATCTGCGTGATGTCGGTGACTGGAGGAAGAACATTGAGGAGAAGTCTGGCATGGAGGGTAGAAAGAAGATGTTTGAGGCTGGCGAGTCCTAA